Part of the Phocoena phocoena chromosome 8, mPhoPho1.1, whole genome shotgun sequence genome, GAAGGAAGCCGGCTTCACATGAAACTGGCACCAACACTCTTACACCTGGTCAGTGCTACTGTCGAATACTTAATTTTCCTACAGGTAATTCCGTCTGTGTGGACAACTGAaggcaaaaaacccaaaaccaatcAAACAGAGCACATTCCCAAGCAAATCTATCAGAAGACTGTCTGAACATACATCTCTatctctgctttcttttcctatatatttggggaggaaaagggaagaagagatgGAGGGGAATAGAAAGGCAGCAGAAAGGCTCCCTTCTCTTTGAGGTCTCCCTTAACCACTACAACCCACAGTGACCTTTCCTTCCCCTCAtacatataataatttgcatttgaCCATATCCCATACTGACGTGCATTATTAAATATGCACTCATGACCCAAGAACTCGTCTCCGCAATTATCTGCAAGGTCCTTGAGGACAAGGACCGCTTTTACTCCTCCACACTACCTAtcacagggattgaacctagcaGATGCTCAAAAGATTTAATTGCTCGGGCAATGCCACCAGCAAATAACCCCaaatcacaaaaaaagattttattatacGGTATTATGAAATTTTAGGAATAAATCTGTCTCTGTGTTAATGTTTTATGCCTTGTATTCAGCAATTCCTGAGCACAAGTTCGCTGAGCTGAGCTGGGAGTTGGGAGAGGGGCgctggggagtggggggtgaATGTTAAAATGTATCACCAGGCCAACTAAAATATGCCCAAATGAGATTAAAGTAATTGGACTACTGAGTTTGCTTAAACGGTACCCGGTGTTTGCAAACTTCATTTAATCCCTGGAGCGGGAAGTGAGTCTCGGAGGGTCCTTACCTGCAAGCCTGCTCGCAGGTCCCCATCTCTGGGAAGTGGGCGCACGCTTGGCTGGCTCGCGCTGTGCAGTCACGGAGGCTCCTCACCACCAGGGGGAGCCGGGCCGCGCTGGGCCGCGCCGGGCCGCGGGGCGCGCGGCGCTCTCCCGACATGCCTCGCTCCCGCCGACCCGGAAGTGGTCGCCGGTGCCGGGCCAGGCGGCCGCTTAGACAGGAGGCGGGCTGCGGAGCGCAGGTGCCCGGCGGTTCCAGCACGGCGAGGGACCCTGTGAGGCCGCGGAGGAGACGCCGCTAAGTTCACTGCAGGTGGGACTCAGCGGGGCGGGGCGCAGCGCGAGCCGTTCCCGGGCGCCCCGGTCCTCGGCGTCCGTGAGTGTTCTGTGGGCCCACGGCCCTGCCCACCCTCTGAGGCCGCGGGCCGCCGCCCTGGCACCATGAAGGCCGAAGGGTTTTCCTCGAGGGCCGCGCCCCGGCCGGAGGGGGCTGCGGAGAGGCCGAGCCGCTGAGCCACGCCTGTCGCCGGGCCCTGCCTGTAGGACGTCGGGGCCCGCCGCCCGGCTCTCGTGTTCGCGCCGCAGTAGGCGCCCCATCGCCGGCTCTGACatggaggagggggcagctggTCCGGGGAGCCCCCTCCCGCCCGCCATGAAGGCAGAGACCGCGACCGCGGCGCAGGAGCCCCCGGCCGGGCCCAGCCTCAGTCACCTGCTGAGTAGTCGGAAGCTGGTGGCCCTGGGGGCCGTGCTCGGCTGGCTTCTGGTCATCCACCTCCTGGTCAACGTGTGGCTCCTGTGCCTTCTGTCTGCGCTGCTGCTGGTGCTGGGAGGATGGCTGGGCGCCGACGCCATCGTGGGGCCTTCGGGTCGGCTGCACCTGGAGCGCTTCATCCCCATGGCTGACTGCCCCCCAAACCCCGAGGCCGAGAGGCAGCTGGAGCAGGAGATCGACCGCACCATCCGGATGGTCATGCGGGACTTCGTGTCGTCCTGGTATCGCACGGTGAGCCAGGAGCCCGCCTTcgaggaggaaatggaggcagcCATGCGAGGGTTGGTCCAGGAGCTCCGGAGAAGGATGGCCAGGGCAGACAGCCATGCTCTTGCCCACAGGGTTCTCACTCTCTGTGGGTGTCACTTGCAGAGCTATCTTCAGGCAAAGGAGGCCACGACGGGGAAGCAGAGTGGCACAGATGAGCCCTCCCAGCTCTGGGAGGCTTACTGCCAGGCCACCGCCCCACATCCCGCAGTACAGAGTCCCAGGGCTGAGGTCGCCTACACACGTGGCATTGTGAACGTGCTGCTTCAAGGCCTAGTGCCAAAGCCCCACTTGGAGACCCGGACCGGCCGCCATGTAGTGGTGGAACTCATTACTTGCAATGTCATGTTACCACTGATCAGCAAGCTCTCAGATCCGGACTGGATCCACCTTGTGCTAGTGGGCATCTTTTCCAAGGCCAGAACTGGCCCAGCAGGAGTGGGTAAACCACTCTGCCCAGCCAGTGCCCTGGAACAGCCCTCAGTGCCCACATCTCTGCCACTGATTGTGGAGGTCCAGAGTCTAGCAGATGCGAGAGCCCCTTCTCCAGCCCCAGTGCTCCTAAACTATAGTGAGCCTTCACACCCCTCCCCAGAAGTCGAAGAAGGCCGTGAAGCACTGGAGGGAGATTTGGGGGGAGTGCTAGAAGAGAGAGAAGTAGGAAACAACTCTTCTCACTTCCTGCAGCCTCTGTTCTTGTCCGAAGATGCAGAGCTGGAGTCTCCGTTGTCTGAACTGGGCAAAGAAACCATCGTGCTCGTGAACCCAGGCACCTTCCTCTCTGCCAGGATGCAGGACTCCTTGTGTGCCCTAGGGGCTTCCCAGGCTCTGGAGTCTAAAGATGAAGAGGGATCTGAAGGAACTGAAGGGGCAGAAGCTGAGGAGGGTCCAGGAACAGAAACAGAGACCGGCCTGCTTGTCTCCATGCTGAATTCCTGCCCAGAGATCCAGATTGACACAGCAGACAAGGACGTAGAGCAGGGAGATGTCACCTCTCTTACAGCTTTGCTGGCCAGTCCAGAAAGGATGTGTCCCCCACGACCCTCATGCTTAGAGAAAGATCTCACCAATGGTGTGAGCTCCCTAGATCCTAGTCTCCCACAGGTACTGCTCTCCTCCTCTCCACCTGGTCCCTTCAGCTCAGCCACCTTCAGCTTTGAGCCCCTGAGCAGTCCAGATGGCCCCGTTATCATCCAGAACCTTCGTATTACCGGCACCATTACTGCTCGAGAGCACAGTGGCACCGGATTCCACCCATACACGCTCTACACGGTGAAGGTAACAGGGTTAGAACTGTGGTCATCCACTCTGGTCTGGGAAATGAATCGGAAAGCAGAGTCAGTGTTTTGAGAGGGAGAGGCTACTCTTACTTAGTTTGCTATGGTTAATTCAGCCAGCATCTATATGTGAATGGTCTGAAGCTCACTTGTGAAGCAGAGTAGGCCTCTATCTGATACCCTCACAAACAATCCTAGAATCTTGGTATACTGAGAGTCATATTTTTCAGTGGTTCCCAATGGATACAGTGTTGTCCAGAGATTCTTTTCAAACTTCTTCCctgctaatttctttctttttttaagtactgGTATCTTTCATACTTTTTGTTTTAGGAAGGAAGGTTATTTACCTATATATACATCGAAAGGTAGCAAGTTCTTCATTCCTAGAGATGTTTAAGAGCAGTAGTAGGAACTGCTTGGCAGAAATGATATAAAGGGGGTTCATGGATCGGGTGGCTGGTTTGATTAGAGCAGCAGCTCCCTAAAGCTGGTTTGGGGATAAGCTGCCTCCAAGTCAACTGgagagttgtatttttaaaaaatacgaaTCTTGGGGCC contains:
- the SNX19 gene encoding sorting nexin-19 — translated: MEEGAAGPGSPLPPAMKAETATAAQEPPAGPSLSHLLSSRKLVALGAVLGWLLVIHLLVNVWLLCLLSALLLVLGGWLGADAIVGPSGRLHLERFIPMADCPPNPEAERQLEQEIDRTIRMVMRDFVSSWYRTVSQEPAFEEEMEAAMRGLVQELRRRMARADSHALAHRVLTLCGCHLQSYLQAKEATTGKQSGTDEPSQLWEAYCQATAPHPAVQSPRAEVAYTRGIVNVLLQGLVPKPHLETRTGRHVVVELITCNVMLPLISKLSDPDWIHLVLVGIFSKARTGPAGVGKPLCPASALEQPSVPTSLPLIVEVQSLADARAPSPAPVLLNYSEPSHPSPEVEEGREALEGDLGGVLEEREVGNNSSHFLQPLFLSEDAELESPLSELGKETIVLVNPGTFLSARMQDSLCALGASQALESKDEEGSEGTEGAEAEEGPGTETETGLLVSMLNSCPEIQIDTADKDVEQGDVTSLTALLASPERMCPPRPSCLEKDLTNGVSSLDPSLPQVLLSSSPPGPFSSATFSFEPLSSPDGPVIIQNLRITGTITAREHSGTGFHPYTLYTVKYETALDCESSSGLQQLAYHTVNRRYREFLNLQTRLEEKPDLRKFIKNVKGPKKLFPDLPFGNMDSDRVEARKSLLESFLKQLCAIPEIANSEEMQEFLALNTDARIAFVKKPFMVSRIDKVVVSAIVDTLKTAFPRSEPQSPTEELSEAETESKPQPEGKKATKSRLRFSSSKIAPALNITEAHEKILYCLREGSVESEILSMSGMESFIEKQTKLLETQPAEAPGKDSEQISKGCVDDCVSGAAVPAQDLSNSDPGTETELADTALDLLLLLLMEQWRWLCTENVQKVLRLIFGTLIQRWLEVQVATLTCPQRWVQYLRLLQESIWPGGLLPEYPRPVRTQEQKAAAEKQALQSLMGVLPDIVVEILGANKCRLSWSLVLESLQQPLINRHLIYCLWDIILEFLDLSASAEESAITSSAADTPGSPKKMGISP